One Salvia splendens isolate huo1 chromosome 22, SspV2, whole genome shotgun sequence DNA segment encodes these proteins:
- the LOC121786024 gene encoding 60S ribosomal protein L32-1-like: MAVPLLNKKVVKKRVTKFKRHHSDRYACLATNWRRPKGIDSRVRRKFKGVTLMPNIGYGSDKKTRHYLPNGFKKFLVHNVKELELLMMHNRKYCAEIAHNVSTRKRKEIVERAAQLDVVVTNKLARLRSQEDE; encoded by the exons ATGGCTGTTCCTTTGTTGAACAAAAAGGTTGTGAAGAAGCGTGTCACCAAGTTTAAGAGGCACCACAGCGACAGATATGCGTGCCTAGCG ACAAACTGGCGCAGGCCCAAGGGTATTGATTCCCGCGTTAGGCGAAAATTCAAGGGTGTCACGTTGATGCCCAATATCGGCTATGGTAGCGACAAGAAAACCCGTCACTATTTGCCAAATGGGTTTAAAAAATTCCTGGTCCACAACGTTAAGGAGCTTGAACTCCTTATGATGCACAACAG GAAGTACTGTGCTGAGATTGCACACAATGTCTCGACCAGGAAGAGAAAGGAGATCGTTGAGCGGGCGGCTCAGCTAGACGTTGTGGTTACCAACAAACTGGCTAGGCTCCGCAGCCAGGAAGACGAGTAA
- the LOC121786976 gene encoding MYB-like transcription factor EOBI has product MASWTRAEDIILHTHVLNHGRNDWELLRNALPERTTSACSHRWGRIAKGIRSPEDYPFIEEENNIILREFQKEENSWKKMEKLLIIRSSQDIENRFKNHLRNVVAELDTDEVFDTMRGAQDIVLVKEGPVVTTELPDAVLGPAEVEKPADVEKPADLLQFFIGNPPPTGLRSARRRRGF; this is encoded by the coding sequence ATGGCGAGCTGGACACGTGCGGAAGACATTATTCTACACACACATGTGCTAAACCACGGTAGAAATGATTGGGAGCTGTTACGCAACGCACTACCTGAGAGAACTACTAGCGCGTGCAGTCACCGATGGGGTCGCATTGCTAAGGGTATACGGTCGCCGGAGGACTACCCGTTtatagaagaagaaaataacATTATCCTCCGCGAGTTTCAGAAGGAGGAAAATAGCTGGAAGAAAATGGAAAAGCTCCTCATCATCCGATCGAGTCAAGACATTGAAAATCGGTTCAAAAACCACCTAAGGAATGTAGTAGCTGAACTGGACACAGATGAGGTATTCGATACAATGCGCGGAGCCCAGGATATAGTTCTCGTTAAGGAGGGACCCGTGGTTACAACTGAGTTACCAGATGCAGTGCTGGGACCCGCGGAGGTAGAGAAACCCGCGGATGTAGAGAAACCTGCGGATCTACTTCAGTTTTTCATTGGCAACCCGCCTCCTACCGGCCTTCGATCGGCACGGAGAAGACGTGGTTTCTGA
- the LOC121785891 gene encoding E3 ubiquitin-protein ligase CHIP-like isoform X2, with the protein MLIPRRLRSAPMWRCIGPIALSVIASGSIDWARVEEDCRRAIQLDHYSVKAHYMLGLALLQKKEYAKGVIELEKALDLGRGANPQGYMVEEIWQELAKAKYFLWEQESTKRSWELRNLKEACEEALSDASRKQGFVDETHICAEDQIKALNLVFEKATEDDTPTEVPDYLCCKITLDILRDPVITPSGVTYERGVILDHLQKVGKFDPITRETLHPSQLVPNLAIKEAVRAYLEAHGWAYRMD; encoded by the exons ATGCTTATACCGAG GCGATTGCGCTCTGCCCCGATGTGGCGGTGTATTGGACCAATCGCGCTCTCTGTCATCGCAAGCGGAAGTAT TGACTGGGCGCGTGTGGAGGAGGATTGCAGGAGAGCGATTCAGCTCGATCACTATTCTGTAAAG GCACACTATATGCTCGGTCTTGCTCTGCTGCAAAAGAAAGAATATGCGAAAGGAGTGATCGAGTTGGAGAAG GCGCTGGATCTTGGCAGGGGTGCAAACCCCCAAGGATACATGGTAGAGGAAATATGGCAAGAGCTCGCGAAGGCAAAATACTTTTTATGGGAACAAGAGTCCACCAAGCGATCTTGGGAGCTTCGAAACTTAAA AGAAGCTTGTGAAGAAGCCCTAAGCGATGCTTCTAGGAAACAAGGTTTCGTCGATGAAACTCACATCTGCGCTGAAGATCAAATCAAAGCCTTGAACCTAGTATTTGAGAAAGCTACAGAGGATGATACCCCCACGGAG GTGCCAGACTACCTCTGTTGTAAAATCACTCTGGATATTTTGCGTGATCCTGTGATCACTCCGAGTGGGGTGACATACGAAAGAGGAGTGATCCTCGATCACCTCCAGAAG GTGGGTAAATTTGACCCCATTACCCGTGAAACGCTGCATCCGTCTCAGTTGGTACCGAATTTGGCCATAAAAGAAGCCGTGAGAGCATATCTGGAGGCGCACGGCTGGGCCTACCGGATGGATTGA
- the LOC121785891 gene encoding E3 ubiquitin-protein ligase CHIP-like isoform X1 produces MSPTMAAKQAEQLRQDGNTYFKKDRLGAAIDAYTEAIALCPDVAVYWTNRALCHRKRNDWARVEEDCRRAIQLDHYSVKAHYMLGLALLQKKEYAKGVIELEKALDLGRGANPQGYMVEEIWQELAKAKYFLWEQESTKRSWELRNLKEACEEALSDASRKQGFVDETHICAEDQIKALNLVFEKATEDDTPTEVPDYLCCKITLDILRDPVITPSGVTYERGVILDHLQKVGKFDPITRETLHPSQLVPNLAIKEAVRAYLEAHGWAYRMD; encoded by the exons ATGTCGCCAACAATGGCGGCGAAACAAGCCGAGCAGCTGAGGCAAGACGGCAACACGTACTTCAAGAAGGATCGGTTAGGCGCCGCCATTGATGCTTATACCGAG GCGATTGCGCTCTGCCCCGATGTGGCGGTGTATTGGACCAATCGCGCTCTCTGTCATCGCAAGCGGAA TGACTGGGCGCGTGTGGAGGAGGATTGCAGGAGAGCGATTCAGCTCGATCACTATTCTGTAAAG GCACACTATATGCTCGGTCTTGCTCTGCTGCAAAAGAAAGAATATGCGAAAGGAGTGATCGAGTTGGAGAAG GCGCTGGATCTTGGCAGGGGTGCAAACCCCCAAGGATACATGGTAGAGGAAATATGGCAAGAGCTCGCGAAGGCAAAATACTTTTTATGGGAACAAGAGTCCACCAAGCGATCTTGGGAGCTTCGAAACTTAAA AGAAGCTTGTGAAGAAGCCCTAAGCGATGCTTCTAGGAAACAAGGTTTCGTCGATGAAACTCACATCTGCGCTGAAGATCAAATCAAAGCCTTGAACCTAGTATTTGAGAAAGCTACAGAGGATGATACCCCCACGGAG GTGCCAGACTACCTCTGTTGTAAAATCACTCTGGATATTTTGCGTGATCCTGTGATCACTCCGAGTGGGGTGACATACGAAAGAGGAGTGATCCTCGATCACCTCCAGAAG GTGGGTAAATTTGACCCCATTACCCGTGAAACGCTGCATCCGTCTCAGTTGGTACCGAATTTGGCCATAAAAGAAGCCGTGAGAGCATATCTGGAGGCGCACGGCTGGGCCTACCGGATGGATTGA
- the LOC121786023 gene encoding auxin-induced in root cultures protein 12-like produces the protein MALTSASLLLLAAAALLFPLVMPQSCKSQTFSDANTKFANCADLPTLNAALHWTYDDSARPGPKLSVAFVAPPARPDGWVAWALNPTGSGMVGAQVLAAFSGAVKTYNISSYGPIAESEIAYPVTGRRAEHSGGVIRLFATLQLPAGSGGRAINQVWQVGAVVKGGVPVKHEFLPENLNSMGSLLLTGAEGGGSMPAPAPAPESGGGGPTPSIPRGNNLGGGRRNHGGGGFFGMVLLGVFLVF, from the coding sequence ATGGCGCTCACCTCCGcctccctcctcctcctcgccgccgccgccctccTCTTCCCTCTGGTGATGCCACAATCATGCAAATCCCAAACATTCTCCGACGCCAACACCAAATTCGCCAACTGCGCCGACCTCCCCACCCTCAACGCCGCCCTCCACTGGACCTACGACGACTCCGCGAGGCCCGGCCCGAAGCTGAGCGTCGCGTTCGTCGCCCCTCCGGCCCGGCCGGACGGCTGGGTCGCGTGGGCACTCAACCCCACGGGCTCCGGCATGGTCGGAGCCCAGGTGCTCGCCGCCTTCTCCGGCGCCGTGAAGACGTACAACATCTCCTCTTACGGCCCGATCGCCGAGTCGGAGATCGCGTACCCCGTCACGGGGAGGCGGGCGGAGCACTCCGGCGGTGTGATCAGGCTGTTCGCCACGCTGCAGCTGCCGGCGGGGAGCGGCGGAAGGGCGATCAATCAGGTGTGGCAGGTCGGCGCGGTGGTGAAGGGCGGCGTTCCGGTGAAGCATGAGTTCTTGCCGGAGAATCTGAATTCGATGGGGTCTTTGCTGTTGACGGGGGCGGAGGGTGGTGGATCGATGCCGGCTCCAGCTCCTGCGCCGGAGAGTGGCGGTGGTGGGCCAACTCCCAGCATTCCGAGAGGGAATAACTTGGGCGGCGGTCGGAGGAAtcacggcggcggcggctttTTTGGGATGGTGCTTCTAGgggtatttttggtattttga